From Staphylococcus delphini, one genomic window encodes:
- the rpoD gene encoding RNA polymerase sigma factor RpoD: protein MSDNQVKVIKKETIDPTLTLEDVKKQLIEKGKKEGHLSHEEVADKLQNFDMDSDQMDEFFDMINDNDIQLVNEKDSSDTDDKLNPNDLSAPPGVKINDPVRMYLKEIGRVDLLSAQEEIELAKRIEQGDEVAKARLAEANLRLVVSIAKRYVGRGMLFLDLIQEGNMGLIKAVEKFDFSKGFKFSTYATWWIRQAITRAIADQARTIRIPVHMVETINKLIRVQRQLLQDLGRDPAPEEIGEEMDLPPEKVREILKIAQEPVSLETPIGEEDDSHLGDFIEDQEAQSPSDHAAYELLKEQLEDVLDTLTDREENVLRLRFGLDDGRTRTLEEVGKVFGVTRERIRQIEAKALRKLRHPSRSKRLKDFMD from the coding sequence ATGTCAGATAACCAGGTAAAAGTAATCAAAAAAGAAACCATCGATCCGACACTCACATTAGAAGATGTAAAAAAACAACTTATTGAAAAAGGTAAAAAAGAAGGTCATCTAAGTCATGAAGAGGTAGCAGATAAATTACAGAATTTTGATATGGATTCTGATCAAATGGACGAATTTTTCGACATGATTAATGACAATGACATTCAACTTGTTAACGAAAAAGACAGTTCTGATACAGATGATAAATTGAACCCTAATGATTTGAGTGCACCTCCAGGCGTTAAAATAAATGACCCTGTTCGAATGTATTTAAAAGAGATCGGTCGTGTCGATTTGTTAAGTGCGCAAGAAGAAATCGAACTTGCGAAACGCATTGAACAAGGTGATGAAGTAGCGAAAGCACGATTAGCTGAAGCGAACTTACGTCTTGTTGTCAGCATTGCCAAACGTTATGTCGGTCGTGGCATGCTATTTTTAGATTTAATTCAAGAAGGTAATATGGGCCTCATCAAAGCAGTTGAAAAATTCGACTTTAGTAAAGGTTTCAAGTTTTCTACTTATGCGACATGGTGGATTCGACAAGCGATTACACGTGCGATTGCTGACCAAGCACGTACGATTCGTATTCCAGTACACATGGTTGAAACGATTAACAAATTGATTCGTGTACAACGTCAATTATTGCAAGATTTAGGCCGTGATCCAGCACCTGAAGAAATAGGTGAAGAAATGGATTTACCACCAGAAAAAGTTCGTGAAATTCTTAAAATTGCTCAAGAACCTGTATCACTTGAAACACCGATTGGCGAAGAGGACGATAGTCACCTTGGAGACTTTATTGAAGACCAAGAAGCACAAAGCCCATCTGATCATGCGGCTTATGAATTGTTGAAAGAACAGTTAGAAGATGTCCTCGATACGTTAACTGACCGTGAAGAAAATGTATTACGCTTACGTTTTGGTTTAGATGATGGTCGTACACGTACACTTGAAGAAGTAGGTAAAGTATTCGGTGTTACGCGTGAACGCATTCGTCAAATCGAAGCTAAAGCATTACGCAAATTAAGACATCCAAGTCGAAGCAAACGCTTAAAAGACTTTATGGACTAA
- a CDS encoding tRNA (adenine(22)-N(1))-methyltransferase, producing MIPINKRLDKVSEFVQGDVLADIGSDHAFLPIYCIQNGTIQRAIAGEVIQGPYQSALTNVATHGYQGQIDVRLGNGLTILKPTDRVDTVTICGMGGPLITRILTEGISYIPNQPRLVLQSNIQSEPIRRFLQQHGYRITTETLIKERAHIYEIIVADPGNMQLSDRDFKFGPYLHPEPNALFVEKWERELVALADIKQQLDPDKHHHRYQEIEAQENDIKEVLSQ from the coding sequence ATGATTCCTATTAATAAACGACTGGATAAAGTAAGTGAGTTCGTGCAAGGGGACGTGCTTGCAGATATTGGTTCTGACCATGCATTTTTACCCATTTATTGTATTCAAAATGGCACGATTCAACGAGCGATTGCAGGAGAAGTCATTCAAGGCCCTTACCAATCTGCACTAACGAATGTAGCGACACATGGCTATCAAGGACAAATTGATGTTCGTTTAGGTAATGGCTTAACGATATTAAAACCAACAGACCGCGTCGATACTGTAACGATTTGTGGCATGGGAGGTCCGCTCATCACGCGCATTTTAACTGAAGGGATTTCATATATTCCAAATCAACCGAGACTCGTCCTCCAATCTAATATTCAAAGTGAACCGATTCGTCGTTTTTTACAACAACACGGCTATCGCATTACAACAGAAACTTTGATAAAAGAACGTGCACATATTTATGAAATTATCGTTGCAGACCCAGGAAATATGCAATTATCTGACAGAGACTTTAAATTTGGTCCATACCTTCATCCAGAACCGAATGCACTGTTTGTAGAAAAATGGGAGCGTGAACTCGTAGCATTAGCAGATATTAAGCAACAATTAGATCCTGATAAGCATCATCATCGTTATCAAGAAATTGAAGCTCAAGAAAACGACATTAAAGAGGTGTTATCACAATGA
- the ybeY gene encoding rRNA maturation RNase YbeY — MFTIDFSDHTDQVKDDWYTQIRDVLEFAKNEEGIEEDAELSVTFVDKAEIQEINRDYRQKDKVTDVISFAFEEEEDIFEGMDVPRVLGDIIICTDVAAEQAEQYGHSFERELGFLALHGFLHLLGYDHMTEEDERVMFERQKDILNQFGLTRD; from the coding sequence ATGTTTACAATTGATTTTAGTGATCATACCGATCAAGTGAAAGATGACTGGTACACACAGATTCGAGATGTGTTAGAATTCGCTAAAAATGAAGAAGGCATTGAAGAAGACGCCGAACTTTCTGTCACTTTTGTAGATAAAGCTGAAATTCAAGAGATTAATCGTGATTACCGTCAAAAAGATAAAGTCACAGATGTCATCTCATTTGCATTTGAAGAAGAGGAAGACATTTTTGAAGGTATGGATGTTCCACGCGTGTTAGGAGACATCATTATTTGTACGGATGTCGCAGCAGAACAGGCAGAACAATACGGACATTCTTTTGAACGTGAACTCGGCTTTTTAGCACTTCATGGCTTTTTACATTTGCTAGGCTATGATCATATGACAGAAGAAGACGAAAGGGTTATGTTTGAGCGTCAAAAAGACATTTTAAATCAATTTGGATTGACGAGAGACTAA
- the recO gene encoding DNA repair protein RecO, which translates to MLVKQKGIIIKAVDYGESDKIITILNEHGAKVPLMVRRAKKVKSGLQATTQIFVQGLFIYNQWKGMGTLTSVDVLNLNYELRQDIYAHSYASLCLETIDRAMEADEVNPGMYRLLDFAFDRLQQGVSPQLIANIVMLKCMPRFGFDVDLSKCVMTGETNPAQLTHFSFKFDGIIATEVTHRDPHAVPLSNKTIYLTYVLKDLPLDKINTLRIQDAIVEEMSKFILLLYKEYAGMYFKSQRLINQLNRLKITDTTDD; encoded by the coding sequence GTGCTTGTTAAACAAAAAGGCATCATTATAAAAGCAGTCGATTATGGTGAGTCTGACAAAATCATTACCATCTTAAATGAACATGGAGCAAAGGTGCCGCTCATGGTCCGCCGTGCTAAAAAGGTTAAATCCGGCCTCCAAGCTACAACTCAAATTTTTGTACAAGGGTTGTTTATATATAATCAGTGGAAAGGGATGGGGACGCTCACTTCTGTTGACGTCCTCAATCTCAATTATGAACTCCGCCAAGACATTTATGCGCACAGTTATGCCAGTTTATGTTTGGAAACGATTGATCGTGCGATGGAAGCGGATGAGGTCAATCCGGGAATGTATCGATTGTTGGATTTTGCTTTTGATCGTCTTCAGCAAGGTGTATCGCCACAACTGATTGCCAATATTGTGATGTTAAAATGTATGCCTCGGTTTGGGTTTGATGTGGATTTATCGAAATGTGTTATGACTGGTGAGACCAACCCTGCTCAATTAACACATTTTAGTTTTAAATTTGATGGCATCATCGCAACAGAAGTGACACATCGCGATCCGCATGCAGTGCCTTTATCAAATAAAACAATTTATTTAACGTATGTTTTAAAAGATTTACCGTTAGACAAAATTAACACATTGCGTATTCAAGATGCGATTGTTGAAGAAATGTCTAAATTCATCTTATTGTTATATAAAGAATATGCAGGGATGTATTTTAAAAGTCAACGGTTGATTAATCAATTGAATCGTCTAAAGATCACAGATACCACTGATGATTGA
- the era gene encoding GTPase Era — translation MSEYKSGFVTIIGRPNVGKSTFVNRVIGHKIAIMSDKAQTTRNKIQGVMTQQDAQIVFLDTPGIHKPKHKLGDYMMKVAKNTLSEIDAVMFMVNVNEEIGRGDEYIMEMLKTVKTPVFLVLNKIDLVHPDALMPRIEQYQRYMDFAEIIPISALEGHNVDHFINVLKSYLPEGPQYYPDGQISDHPEQFVVSELIREKILQTTSEEIPHAIGVNVERMTQESEDRVHIEAVIYVERDSQKGIVIGKGGKKLKEVGKRARLDIEHLLGSKVYLDLWVKVQKDWRNKSSFIKQMGYVEDE, via the coding sequence ATGAGTGAATATAAGTCAGGATTTGTGACCATTATCGGACGCCCGAATGTAGGAAAATCAACGTTTGTCAATCGTGTTATTGGTCACAAAATCGCGATTATGTCCGATAAAGCACAAACAACGCGTAATAAAATTCAAGGTGTGATGACACAACAAGACGCACAAATCGTCTTTTTAGATACACCTGGTATTCATAAACCAAAACATAAATTAGGCGACTATATGATGAAAGTTGCTAAAAACACGCTTTCTGAAATTGATGCGGTCATGTTTATGGTCAATGTTAATGAAGAAATTGGTCGCGGTGATGAGTACATTATGGAAATGTTAAAAACCGTTAAAACACCTGTCTTTTTAGTGCTGAACAAAATCGATTTAGTTCATCCAGACGCTTTAATGCCGAGAATCGAACAATATCAACGTTATATGGATTTTGCAGAAATTATCCCTATCTCTGCTTTAGAAGGACATAACGTCGACCATTTCATCAATGTCTTAAAATCATATTTACCAGAAGGCCCGCAATATTATCCTGATGGCCAAATTTCAGATCATCCTGAACAATTTGTAGTGAGTGAGCTCATTCGTGAAAAGATTTTACAAACGACGAGTGAAGAAATTCCGCATGCGATTGGTGTCAACGTTGAACGCATGACTCAGGAATCAGAAGATCGCGTCCATATTGAAGCGGTCATCTATGTGGAACGTGACTCACAAAAAGGTATCGTTATCGGTAAAGGCGGTAAAAAACTGAAAGAAGTGGGTAAGCGCGCGCGTTTGGACATTGAACATTTGCTGGGTTCTAAAGTTTATTTAGATTTATGGGTGAAAGTTCAAAAAGATTGGCGTAACAAATCAAGCTTTATTAAGCAAATGGGTTATGTAGAAGATGAATAA
- a CDS encoding Nif3-like dinuclear metal center hexameric protein, which produces MKLHELLTTLNQEVPFHTAESWDNVGLLIGDQQSEVNGILTTLDCTLDVVEEAVNQNINTIIAHHPLIFKGVKHITEDGGYGSILYRLIQNNINLIALHTNLDVHPKGVNAMLAKKLGLKNNEVLDRQTTAYYKVQVFIPKENAQAFKDTLADHGLATEGNYEYCFFNAEGQGQFKPVGEANPHIGQMGNIETVNELKIEFMIRSGQMTFVQELIEANHPYETPVYDFIPMKKMSQYGLGMIGDLPEPQSVESFVQSVKKVLKMPSVRYIGNRVETIQRVAIVGGAGIGFENLAHQRGADLFITGDIKHHEALDAKMAGINLLDINHYSEYVMKEGLVSLLLDWLPDVSTQIPLKASTVHTDPYDYM; this is translated from the coding sequence ATGAAATTACATGAACTGCTAACAACATTAAATCAAGAAGTACCGTTTCATACTGCTGAATCTTGGGATAATGTCGGTTTACTCATCGGGGATCAACAAAGTGAAGTCAACGGCATTTTAACGACGTTAGATTGTACGTTAGATGTTGTAGAGGAAGCAGTCAACCAAAATATTAACACCATTATCGCACACCATCCGCTTATTTTTAAAGGCGTGAAACACATTACAGAAGATGGCGGCTACGGTTCGATTTTATATCGTCTCATTCAAAACAATATCAATTTGATTGCATTGCATACGAATTTAGATGTCCATCCAAAAGGCGTCAATGCGATGCTAGCTAAAAAGTTAGGCTTAAAAAATAATGAAGTGTTAGATAGACAAACAACGGCGTATTATAAAGTTCAAGTGTTCATTCCAAAAGAAAATGCACAGGCCTTTAAAGATACTTTAGCTGACCATGGTTTGGCGACTGAGGGTAATTATGAATATTGTTTTTTCAATGCTGAAGGACAAGGTCAATTTAAGCCTGTGGGAGAAGCGAATCCACATATTGGACAAATGGGTAATATTGAAACGGTTAATGAACTCAAAATTGAATTTATGATTCGTAGCGGTCAAATGACATTCGTTCAAGAACTTATTGAAGCAAATCATCCATATGAAACACCTGTATATGATTTTATACCGATGAAAAAAATGAGTCAGTATGGCCTCGGCATGATAGGCGATTTACCTGAACCGCAGTCAGTTGAAAGTTTTGTTCAATCAGTGAAAAAAGTGCTCAAGATGCCAAGTGTGCGTTATATCGGCAATCGAGTCGAGACAATTCAACGTGTTGCAATCGTTGGCGGTGCAGGGATAGGTTTTGAAAACCTTGCACATCAACGTGGTGCAGACTTGTTTATTACAGGGGACATTAAACATCATGAAGCGTTAGATGCTAAAATGGCTGGAATCAATCTATTAGACATCAACCATTATAGTGAATATGTAATGAAAGAAGGCTTAGTATCACTACTACTTGATTGGTTACCAGATGTATCAACACAAATACCACTTAAAGCATCAACCGTACACACTGATCCTTACGATTATATGTAG
- a CDS encoding glycine--tRNA ligase, with product MEKKNMDTIVQLAKHRGFVFPGSEIYGGLANTWDYGPLGVELKNNVKKAWWKKFITQSPYNVGLDAAILMNPKTWEASGHLGNFNDPMIDNKDSKIRYRADKLIEDYMANVKGDENFIADGLSFDEMKRIIDEEGITCPVSGTANWTDIRQFNLMFKTFQGVTEDSTNEIFLRPETAQGIFVNYKNVQRSMRKKLPFGIGQIGKSFRNEITPGNFIFRTREFEQMELEFFCKPGTEIEWQNYWKDFAANWLESLGLNKENTRLRDHDEDELSHYSNATTDIEYRFPFGWGELWGIASRTDFDLKKHSEHSGEDFSYHDPETNEKYIPYCIEPSLGADRVTLAFLCDAYDEEGVEGSKDARTVLHFHPAIAPYKAAVLPLSKKLSADAIKVYEQLSEDFVVDFDESQSIGKRYRRQDEIGTPYCITFDFDSLEDQQVTVRDRDSMEQVRMPISELNAFLAEKVKF from the coding sequence ATGGAAAAGAAAAACATGGATACGATTGTACAACTGGCAAAGCATAGAGGGTTTGTTTTCCCAGGTAGTGAAATTTATGGTGGTTTAGCAAATACTTGGGATTACGGTCCACTTGGTGTTGAACTTAAAAATAACGTTAAAAAAGCATGGTGGAAAAAGTTTATTACACAGTCCCCTTACAACGTTGGTTTAGATGCTGCTATTTTAATGAACCCTAAAACTTGGGAAGCTTCAGGTCACTTAGGTAACTTTAACGATCCAATGATTGATAACAAAGACAGTAAAATTCGTTATCGTGCGGACAAGTTAATTGAAGATTATATGGCTAACGTGAAAGGTGACGAAAACTTTATCGCTGACGGTTTAAGTTTTGATGAAATGAAACGTATTATTGACGAAGAAGGCATTACGTGTCCTGTTAGTGGTACTGCAAACTGGACAGACATCCGTCAATTCAACTTAATGTTCAAAACATTCCAAGGTGTAACTGAAGATTCTACAAACGAAATTTTCTTACGCCCAGAAACAGCACAAGGTATTTTCGTCAACTATAAAAATGTTCAACGTTCAATGCGTAAAAAATTGCCATTTGGTATTGGTCAAATCGGTAAATCATTCCGTAATGAGATTACGCCAGGTAACTTCATTTTCCGTACACGTGAATTCGAACAAATGGAACTTGAATTTTTCTGTAAACCAGGAACTGAAATTGAGTGGCAAAACTACTGGAAAGATTTTGCGGCAAATTGGCTTGAAAGTTTAGGGTTGAATAAAGAAAATACGCGATTACGTGACCATGATGAAGATGAATTATCACATTACTCAAACGCGACAACAGATATCGAATACCGCTTCCCATTTGGTTGGGGTGAACTATGGGGTATCGCGAGTCGTACAGATTTTGACTTGAAAAAACATAGCGAACATTCTGGTGAAGACTTTAGCTATCACGATCCTGAAACGAATGAAAAATATATTCCTTATTGTATCGAACCTTCATTAGGTGCAGACCGTGTGACATTAGCATTTTTATGTGATGCCTATGATGAAGAAGGTGTTGAAGGAAGCAAAGATGCCCGAACTGTTCTTCACTTCCACCCTGCTATCGCACCATATAAAGCTGCTGTATTACCGTTAAGTAAGAAATTGTCTGCAGATGCGATTAAAGTATACGAACAATTGAGTGAAGACTTTGTAGTAGACTTTGACGAATCTCAATCTATTGGTAAACGTTACCGCCGTCAAGACGAAATCGGTACACCATACTGTATTACATTTGATTTCGATTCATTAGAAGATCAACAAGTAACTGTACGTGACCGTGACTCAATGGAACAAGTCCGTATGCCAATTAGCGAACTGAATGCATTTTTAGCTGAAAAAGTTAAATTCTAA
- a CDS encoding diacylglycerol kinase family protein: MFNRFKYAFQGCRTILTKDRNFLYHLITALLIFILGSALSLSTIEWLFIILAIFLVIITEAINTAIEYVVDLATQDYHIFAKHAKDVAAFSVLLASLFAFIVGCIIFIPKFVSFF, translated from the coding sequence ATGTTCAATCGTTTTAAATATGCCTTTCAAGGGTGTCGAACGATTTTAACTAAAGATCGAAACTTTTTGTATCATCTTATCACAGCACTCTTGATATTCATTTTAGGATCGGCATTGTCATTAAGTACGATAGAATGGCTCTTCATCATTTTAGCGATATTTCTTGTCATCATTACCGAAGCCATCAATACTGCAATAGAATACGTGGTCGATTTGGCGACGCAAGATTACCACATTTTTGCGAAACATGCTAAAGACGTGGCAGCATTTAGTGTCTTACTTGCATCACTCTTTGCATTTATAGTAGGATGCATCATTTTTATACCAAAATTCGTTTCATTTTTTTAA
- a CDS encoding helix-turn-helix transcriptional regulator: protein MELNPRQEHIVEIVKSDGPITGEKIAEQLNLTRATLRPDLAILTMAGFLEARPRVGYFYSGKSSSQLLTEKFKKYIVKDYQSQPVILKSNVTVYEAICSIFIEDVGTLFIVNEDNELVGVCSRKDLLRASMAGQDIHTMPVNIIMTRMPNIVLLRENDLVLYAARQMIHKEIDSIPIVREKDNGKFEVTGRISKTTITKLFVSLFD, encoded by the coding sequence ATAGAACTCAATCCAAGACAGGAACACATTGTTGAAATTGTAAAGTCTGATGGGCCTATTACTGGAGAAAAAATTGCGGAACAACTGAATTTAACACGTGCAACATTACGCCCAGACCTTGCTATATTAACGATGGCAGGATTTTTAGAGGCAAGACCGCGTGTCGGTTATTTTTATTCAGGCAAATCGAGTTCGCAACTTTTGACCGAGAAATTCAAAAAATATATTGTTAAAGATTACCAATCCCAGCCCGTCATTTTAAAAAGTAATGTTACCGTTTATGAAGCGATTTGTTCAATTTTTATTGAAGATGTAGGAACGTTATTTATCGTTAATGAAGATAATGAACTCGTAGGCGTATGTTCAAGAAAAGATTTGCTTAGAGCGTCGATGGCAGGACAAGATATTCATACGATGCCTGTCAATATCATTATGACACGTATGCCGAATATTGTTTTACTTAGAGAGAATGACCTCGTACTTTATGCTGCGAGACAAATGATTCATAAAGAAATCGACTCAATACCTATTGTAAGAGAAAAAGATAACGGCAAATTTGAAGTCACTGGCCGTATCTCCAAAACGACGATTACGAAATTATTTGTATCGTTGTTCGATTAG
- a CDS encoding pyruvate, water dikinase regulatory protein has translation MTNVKIIIASDSVGETAELVAKACMSQFNYSDCTNHIIRYPYIETKENIDEVIAVAREVESIIIYTLVRPDIRAHIQENIDKYGLKSVDVMGPMLNVMEDTFHKKPLNEPGVVHKLDEDYFKKIEAMEFAVKYDDCKDPKGLPKADIVLIGISRTSKTPISQYLAHKRYKVMNVPIVPEVTPPESLFEVDPKKCVALKISSDKLNAIRKERLKQLGLSDSARYATDQRIAEELAYFNQIVERIGCPVLDVSNKAIEETANNIIQIIEHNHSFTSE, from the coding sequence ATGACGAATGTAAAAATCATTATTGCTTCAGACTCAGTGGGAGAAACAGCTGAGTTAGTTGCAAAAGCGTGTATGTCTCAATTTAATTATAGCGATTGTACAAATCATATTATTCGCTATCCTTATATTGAAACGAAAGAAAATATAGATGAAGTCATAGCGGTTGCTAGAGAAGTAGAATCTATTATTATCTATACACTCGTGCGACCAGATATTAGAGCGCATATTCAAGAAAATATCGATAAATATGGCCTCAAATCTGTCGACGTCATGGGACCAATGCTCAATGTAATGGAAGATACATTTCACAAAAAACCATTGAATGAGCCTGGTGTTGTGCATAAATTAGATGAAGATTACTTTAAAAAAATTGAAGCGATGGAATTTGCAGTGAAATATGACGACTGTAAAGATCCAAAAGGGTTACCTAAAGCGGATATAGTACTTATTGGTATCTCCCGTACATCAAAGACGCCTATTTCACAGTATTTAGCGCATAAACGTTATAAAGTGATGAACGTGCCGATCGTACCTGAAGTGACACCGCCGGAATCATTATTTGAAGTGGATCCGAAAAAATGTGTGGCACTCAAAATTAGTTCGGATAAATTAAATGCGATTCGAAAAGAGCGATTAAAACAACTTGGCTTATCGGATTCAGCACGTTATGCAACTGACCAACGTATTGCTGAAGAGTTAGCATATTTCAATCAAATCGTCGAACGAATCGGTTGCCCAGTGCTCGATGTCTCTAACAAAGCGATTGAAGAGACGGCGAATAATATTATCCAAATTATTGAGCATAATCATTCCTTTACGAGTGAATAA
- the dnaG gene encoding DNA primase codes for MRIPQNTIEEIKQQSDILDIVSEYVKLEKRGRNYIGLCPFHDEKTPSFTVSEDKQICHCFGCKKGGNVFQFIQEIENISFTEAVQHLGERVNIKVDIGETDDDMHIASDDLKMIQMHEELLSYYHYLLKKTVEGEQALNYLYERGFTDDMIDARNIGLAPDSSHFATDFMEKKGYDLQLGYEAGILSRNDTDFNYYDRFRNRIIFPLANAQGRIVGYSGRTYTGQEPKYLNSPESPIFQKRKLLYNLSEARKSIRQKDEVILLEGFMDVIKADDAGLKNVVASMGTQLSNEHITFLKKLCSHVTLMFDGDFAGIEATMKIGQQLLQQQFNVYVVQLPSKMDPDEYIMKYGAEKFNSFVNTEKKAFVSFKLQQHQHEIQNNDLAYEKYYHMFIEDAAFISSHILRNKVVQNASEVFKVSADSLNKEVESVHPQQHFEQVGPVPTQTTQWMQHNKYEKAERAILKHFIMDKEVFLSFYQDIDETDFTNEYFKRIFITLREFYSKYDSFTMSEFVTYIDHDILKEVLIYLWDYPLNREPYENEIADYIQVMTEHRYSESIESLHEKLREATRVGDIASQKYYLEMIVNKNRARLKSQE; via the coding sequence ATGAGAATACCACAAAATACGATTGAAGAAATTAAGCAACAGTCTGACATACTCGACATTGTGAGTGAATATGTAAAGCTTGAAAAAAGAGGGCGCAATTATATCGGTTTGTGTCCTTTTCATGATGAGAAGACCCCATCGTTCACTGTTTCTGAAGATAAGCAAATTTGTCATTGCTTTGGCTGTAAAAAGGGAGGCAATGTCTTTCAGTTTATTCAAGAAATTGAAAATATATCTTTTACAGAGGCTGTTCAACATCTCGGTGAACGCGTCAATATAAAGGTTGATATTGGCGAGACAGATGATGATATGCATATCGCTTCTGATGATTTAAAGATGATTCAAATGCATGAAGAGCTATTGTCATATTATCATTATTTATTGAAAAAAACTGTTGAAGGGGAACAAGCTTTAAATTATTTATATGAACGTGGCTTCACAGATGATATGATTGATGCACGTAATATTGGCTTAGCACCTGATTCATCACATTTTGCTACGGATTTCATGGAAAAAAAAGGTTATGATTTACAGCTTGGCTATGAAGCAGGTATTTTGTCTCGTAATGACACAGACTTTAATTACTACGATCGCTTTCGGAACCGTATCATTTTCCCACTTGCCAACGCACAAGGGCGCATCGTAGGCTATTCCGGTCGAACGTACACTGGACAAGAACCGAAGTATTTGAATAGTCCAGAATCACCTATTTTCCAAAAGCGCAAACTGTTATACAACTTATCCGAAGCACGTAAAAGTATTCGTCAAAAAGATGAAGTCATTCTTCTGGAAGGCTTTATGGATGTGATTAAAGCGGATGATGCAGGTTTGAAAAATGTAGTAGCCAGTATGGGGACACAACTTTCTAATGAACACATCACATTTTTAAAGAAACTCTGTAGTCACGTCACGTTGATGTTTGATGGGGACTTTGCAGGTATTGAAGCGACAATGAAAATAGGACAACAACTTTTACAGCAACAGTTTAACGTCTATGTCGTACAATTACCGTCAAAAATGGATCCAGATGAATATATTATGAAATACGGTGCAGAAAAGTTTAATAGCTTTGTGAACACTGAGAAAAAGGCATTTGTCAGTTTCAAACTTCAACAACATCAGCATGAGATTCAAAACAATGATTTAGCATATGAAAAGTACTATCACATGTTTATTGAAGATGCTGCATTCATTTCATCTCATATTTTAAGAAATAAAGTCGTACAAAATGCTTCAGAAGTGTTTAAAGTGAGTGCTGATAGTCTAAATAAGGAAGTAGAAAGTGTTCACCCACAGCAACATTTTGAACAAGTCGGACCTGTACCGACACAAACGACGCAGTGGATGCAACATAACAAATATGAAAAAGCTGAACGTGCAATTTTAAAGCATTTCATTATGGATAAAGAAGTATTTTTAAGTTTTTATCAAGATATTGATGAAACAGACTTTACAAATGAATATTTTAAACGTATATTTATTACCTTACGAGAATTTTATTCAAAATATGATTCGTTTACGATGAGCGAATTTGTCACGTATATAGATCACGATATATTAAAAGAAGTGTTGATATATTTATGGGATTATCCACTTAACCGGGAACCATATGAAAACGAGATTGCTGACTATATACAAGTGATGACTGAACATCGCTATTCTGAGTCGATTGAATCACTCCACGAAAAATTGCGAGAAGCGACACGTGTTGGAGATATTGCATCTCAAAAATACTATTTAGAGATGATTGTTAATAAAAATAGAGCTAGATTGAAGAGTCAAGAATAA
- the cdd gene encoding cytidine deaminase yields the protein MGYTDKHYTEVRKAQQKAYAPYSQFKVGAYLVTKDGQTFHGANVENAAYPSSICAERSALVAAISQGYKPGDFESITITVDSPELASPCGPCRQVIKELCDDDMPVYMTNQTGEMREATVAELLPYGFSGKDLDL from the coding sequence ATGGGCTATACAGATAAACACTACACAGAGGTTAGAAAAGCACAACAAAAAGCTTATGCACCATACAGTCAATTTAAAGTTGGCGCATACTTAGTCACTAAAGATGGACAAACTTTCCATGGCGCTAACGTTGAAAATGCCGCTTATCCATCATCTATTTGTGCAGAACGTTCCGCATTAGTGGCGGCGATTTCGCAAGGGTACAAACCGGGAGATTTTGAATCAATTACGATTACAGTAGATAGTCCAGAACTTGCATCGCCGTGTGGGCCTTGTCGACAAGTGATTAAAGAACTTTGTGATGACGATATGCCAGTCTATATGACGAATCAAACAGGTGAAATGCGCGAAGCAACAGTAGCTGAACTATTACCATATGGATTTTCAGGAAAGGATTTAGATTTATGA